From the genome of Thermomicrobiales bacterium, one region includes:
- a CDS encoding HAMP domain-containing protein, whose amino-acid sequence MKTLPDTGRAVALLAIASVVALAATVTAAGVWLGFGGQSLAEIAGWLAAGAALALLPGVFLLWVVDRAEDGSYLARLSISGVLAVFVFAIAAIVPIWQGTDSTTDRRLLWLIIAFAAVIAISFAFVAAWMDTRPVRAMAARASGIAGGLYEARLPETGNTELAQIATAINLLASRAQSSSIRQSNQDRARESLLLAIAADAQVPIDAIRAITQSMASGSNGEPVATRRHLDAIDRETASLQRRIDEVEEIAQLESGQVTLRMQPVSLAQLVIAVCDRLQPGAATRKVILGPHVDFSAPRVLADPDQTLRALEAFVSYALAETPDGSQLAVEMRESGQFVQVAALELPGENATDVASRVRWESAHRRRESALSLAVAGRLIEIQGGSFLISRGNAGAPMVVVSLPRS is encoded by the coding sequence ATGAAAACATTGCCGGACACCGGCCGCGCGGTCGCCCTCCTGGCCATTGCGTCCGTTGTCGCGCTTGCGGCAACCGTGACAGCCGCGGGCGTCTGGCTCGGGTTCGGCGGGCAGTCGCTCGCGGAAATCGCCGGCTGGCTGGCGGCTGGAGCGGCATTGGCGCTCCTCCCGGGGGTCTTCTTGCTCTGGGTGGTCGACCGGGCCGAAGATGGCAGCTATCTCGCGCGATTGTCGATTTCGGGCGTCCTGGCGGTATTCGTGTTCGCCATCGCGGCAATCGTTCCGATCTGGCAGGGCACCGACTCGACGACCGACCGGCGCTTGCTCTGGTTGATCATTGCCTTTGCTGCTGTCATCGCGATCTCGTTTGCGTTCGTCGCCGCCTGGATGGACACACGCCCGGTGCGCGCCATGGCTGCGCGCGCAAGCGGCATCGCCGGAGGCCTCTACGAAGCACGGCTCCCTGAAACAGGGAACACCGAGCTCGCTCAGATCGCCACGGCGATCAATCTGCTCGCGTCACGCGCGCAATCATCCTCGATCCGGCAATCGAACCAGGACCGCGCCCGCGAAAGCCTGCTCCTCGCGATTGCCGCCGATGCGCAGGTTCCTATCGACGCCATTCGCGCCATCACCCAATCGATGGCGTCTGGTTCGAACGGAGAGCCCGTAGCAACCCGCAGGCATCTGGACGCTATCGACCGCGAAACTGCCAGCTTGCAACGGAGGATCGACGAGGTCGAGGAGATCGCGCAGCTCGAGAGCGGTCAGGTGACCCTGCGAATGCAACCGGTGTCGTTGGCGCAACTGGTGATCGCCGTTTGCGATCGGCTGCAACCCGGGGCGGCCACGCGCAAGGTCATTCTCGGACCGCATGTCGATTTCTCCGCGCCTCGGGTGCTCGCCGATCCCGACCAGACCTTGCGCGCACTGGAAGCATTTGTCAGCTACGCGCTTGCCGAGACACCGGACGGTTCACAGCTTGCTGTCGAGATGCGCGAATCTGGCCAGTTCGTGCAGGTTGCCGCGCTGGAACTTCCCGGGGAAAACGCAACCGACGTCGCCAGCCGGGTGCGGTGGGAGTCGGCCCACCGGCGTCGCGAATCGGCGCTCAGTCTGGCGGTCGCCGGCAGGCTCATCGAGATCCAGGGGGGCAGCTTCCTGATCTCGCGAGGAAACGCAGGCGCTCCTATGGTCGTGGTGTCGCTTCCACGAAGCTAG
- the solA gene encoding N-methyl-L-tryptophan oxidase has translation MDAYDAIVVGVGGMGSATCWQLARRGKKVLGLEQFDIPHSSGSSHGVNRIIRLAYYEDTRYVPLLKRAYELWRELEAACGEHLLHITGSIDASEPDGIVFTGALESCKVHDLPHEVLTSAELTRRFPGYRLPEEYLALYQEEGGFVLSERTIVQHTAEAMKLGAEIHGREEVLDWIASDNGISVRTTRGEYRTEKLIFTTGAWMGALLDELAPLLQPERQVLAWLQPIEPVLFTPETFPVFNLTVPEGRYYGFPVYGFPGFKIGRYHHLDETIDPAEGLREPDQADEDILRAFVSRYTPMANGPALALRTCIFTNSPDEHFIIDTLPDDERVIVASPCSGHGYKFCSVIGEILADLAIDGSTRHDISLFELDRFQA, from the coding sequence ATGGATGCATATGATGCAATCGTCGTCGGGGTAGGCGGCATGGGGTCGGCCACGTGCTGGCAGTTGGCCCGTCGCGGCAAGAAGGTGCTCGGACTCGAGCAGTTCGATATCCCCCATTCCAGCGGTTCGTCGCATGGAGTCAACCGCATCATTCGCCTCGCCTACTATGAAGACACACGCTACGTTCCGCTGCTGAAACGCGCGTATGAGCTCTGGCGGGAACTGGAGGCGGCCTGCGGCGAGCATCTCCTGCACATTACCGGTTCCATCGACGCCAGTGAGCCGGATGGGATCGTCTTCACCGGCGCGCTCGAATCGTGCAAGGTGCATGACCTGCCGCATGAGGTTCTGACGAGTGCCGAGCTGACCCGGCGCTTTCCCGGCTACCGCCTGCCGGAAGAATACTTGGCGCTCTACCAGGAAGAAGGCGGCTTCGTCCTCTCGGAGCGAACCATCGTGCAGCACACCGCGGAAGCGATGAAGCTGGGCGCCGAGATTCATGGCCGCGAAGAAGTGCTCGACTGGATAGCGAGCGACAACGGCATCTCGGTGCGCACGACCCGCGGCGAATACCGCACCGAAAAACTCATCTTCACCACCGGGGCATGGATGGGCGCGCTGCTGGACGAACTGGCTCCCCTGCTGCAGCCAGAACGACAGGTGCTGGCCTGGCTGCAACCGATCGAACCGGTGCTCTTTACCCCCGAAACATTCCCGGTCTTCAACCTGACCGTGCCCGAAGGACGCTACTACGGCTTTCCGGTCTACGGATTCCCAGGATTCAAGATCGGGCGCTATCACCACCTGGACGAAACGATCGACCCGGCCGAGGGATTGCGCGAACCTGACCAGGCGGACGAAGACATCCTGCGGGCGTTCGTCAGCCGCTACACCCCGATGGCAAACGGTCCGGCGCTGGCGTTGCGCACCTGTATCTTCACCAATTCCCCGGACGAGCATTTCATCATCGACACATTGCCGGACGACGAGCGCGTCATCGTGGCCTCCCCATGCTCCGGGCACGGGTACAAGTTCTGTTCGGTCATCGGCGAGATCCTTGCCGATCTGGCGATCGACGGTTCGACACGCCACGACATCTCGCTCTTCGAGCTCGACCGCTTCCAGGCATGA
- a CDS encoding AI-2E family transporter — MPSTVIKNPKRLRTESRSAGLDPTSRGHGDHDPPQRIEIDIPWRTIIRILATIGFLLLVTRLSEVLFQIFLGFLLAAALFPLVQRMERRGVRRGIAVIFVLLGVLLVLTLVIAAVAPSLIQQAADFWNNMPQHARDAFAWLKPREPELYNRIIAYVDKQTTGADVTDVDIDVEQAISGGQTVFSVLAGIVTAFAVAAFTLTGGDQVLRSLGRMLPEGQEQKVRRMVPEVTRVVSGYVIGQGINSSLFAIFTFIVFTALDLPSPLVAAVIAFVLDAIPIVGATMATVIFAILALTVSTTSAMIVIVACLIYQQFENYVTSPRVFGRTLNISPFTSLISVLIGSKLLGIPGVLLGPSVAAMISAVIRVWADDIEVVAGPSGPRLTETWVDDDRYDDEAALHELIEKYDQPESVDEEPKEPGA; from the coding sequence ATGCCGAGCACTGTCATCAAGAATCCAAAGCGCCTCCGAACCGAAAGCCGCTCTGCCGGTCTCGATCCGACCTCGCGCGGGCACGGGGACCACGATCCCCCGCAGCGCATCGAGATCGACATCCCATGGCGGACCATCATCCGCATCCTCGCCACCATCGGGTTCCTGCTGCTGGTCACCCGGCTGAGCGAAGTGCTCTTCCAGATCTTCCTTGGGTTCCTGCTGGCCGCGGCGCTGTTTCCGCTCGTGCAACGCATGGAGCGGAGGGGAGTGCGGCGAGGCATCGCCGTCATCTTCGTGCTGCTGGGCGTGCTCCTCGTTCTCACGCTCGTCATCGCGGCCGTTGCGCCGTCGCTGATACAGCAGGCGGCGGATTTCTGGAACAACATGCCGCAACACGCCCGTGACGCATTCGCCTGGCTCAAGCCGCGCGAGCCGGAACTCTATAACCGCATCATTGCGTACGTCGATAAGCAAACCACCGGCGCGGACGTGACCGACGTGGATATCGATGTGGAGCAAGCCATTTCCGGCGGCCAAACCGTCTTCAGCGTGCTGGCAGGCATCGTGACCGCCTTCGCGGTCGCGGCGTTCACCCTTACCGGTGGCGATCAGGTGCTCCGTTCGCTGGGACGGATGCTGCCCGAGGGCCAGGAACAAAAGGTCCGTCGCATGGTCCCGGAAGTGACCCGGGTGGTCAGCGGCTATGTGATCGGTCAGGGAATCAACTCGAGTCTCTTCGCGATCTTCACGTTCATCGTGTTTACCGCGCTCGATCTTCCGTCACCGCTCGTGGCCGCGGTGATCGCCTTTGTGCTGGATGCCATTCCCATCGTTGGCGCGACGATGGCGACCGTAATCTTCGCGATCCTGGCGCTAACGGTGAGCACAACTTCGGCCATGATCGTCATCGTGGCGTGCCTGATCTACCAGCAGTTCGAGAACTACGTCACCTCGCCACGGGTCTTCGGCCGCACGCTGAACATCTCGCCATTCACCAGCCTGATTTCAGTGCTCATCGGGAGCAAGCTCCTGGGCATACCAGGTGTGCTGCTCGGTCCGTCAGTGGCAGCCATGATTTCAGCCGTCATCCGCGTCTGGGCGGACGACATCGAGGTCGTGGCCGGCCCGAGCGGTCCGCGCCTGACCGAGACCTGGGTGGACGATGACCGATACGATGACGAAGCGGCGCTGCACGAGTTGATCGAGAAATACGACCAGCCCGAGTCGGTAGACGAGGAACCGAAGGAGCCAGGGGCGTGA